The genome window TTCATTAGGTTCACCTAATCACATGGCTTTGTAAATATCTGCTTTGATAGAGAGCACAGAGAATATATGGCAGTATGTAACCTTGGGTATGGCTAACCCGAAAGTAaagttttaaatcatttttgCTTGTAGCAAAATTTCTTGGGAAAACTGAGTACGGTGGACGTGGAAACATGATGTTGATGGCCATGAAGCTGCCCAATGTTGAGGgtatgtagtgataggacaacAGGTAATTAATGGCTTTAAATTTTAGATTAGGTATAAGGAAGTAATCCTTCACTATGggagtggtgaggcactggcacaggttgcccagagaagtcgagggtgccccatccctggcagtgttcatgtccaggttggatggggctttgagcagcctggtctagtggaaggtgtccctggccatggcgggggcggggggatggaactagatgatctttaaggtcccttccaacccaaaccgttctgtgattctatgaatgaTGAAGAGAAACCAGCTTAGACTGAACTATGGTGTGGACAGGAGAAACTAGACCGAGTGAGACATAAACAGGATAATACAATTAATTTCATTACTCCAAAGAGACCTTTTTCTGggaagctgctgagctgctttgaaataaagtCTGGGTGCTTATATGAAATGTAACATCAGTCTCCATCATAAGCCAACAAAAATTCACTTTCTCATAGCAGTGGGGAGACGCTGGTATTGCGGTATAGATGGAGGATGCTGAAGTGCTTTTTATGAAAGGCAGCAATACAGTGATTGTACTGTTGAGTATTTTAATAATGCCACATCACAGAAGAGGCGCAGCCCTTTATTTTGTTATAAGTTGAGTCTCTGTTATTAGAATTTCTCATTCCCTTTGGCTGGCTTTTACTCAGCAGTATACTGTATATCGGTTGTATTTTATACTTGAGAGCATAGTCTCCCATGCTaggctgaagcagcagcttttagTGGCAATAGTCAAGTGATCACATAAAGCCCCACAAAAATAAGGGACTTTGATATTGACACACTGGTGGATTAAGTTGATGAATATTTGCTGTGCTGAAAAATGAGGTGCCAGTGCTCTGATCTTTTAGCCGAGTGAAATggcaacaacaataaaaaatctTTCCTAGCTGAAGTAGAAAAATTCCATCCTGGATCTCCTGTGGATCAACATGAgcatggggagagggagagcaCAGGGAGACCTGATGTCTTACATACACAAAGCATATTGGAGAATCGTGCGTATTTAACATATAAACTTTATAGGATGAAATGTTAATCATAGGACTTGCTTGATGTGCGCACAACAGTTGAGTGGGCATATTCAGAAAACGAACTGCTGCATGTAGTTCTGTGGCCATTTGCCTGTCACTGGGGAATACAGGTCCAGGAGATGATACAATCttacatttgtgttttctttttaaacagtttcccttttttttttgttggtataatagaacagaaaataagaaagaaacaaagtgcAGGGGAGGCTTGCGTGTTAAGTGTATTGAAAGATGAGTGCCTTGACGAACACTTGGGAGAACTGATCAAATTGATTAATGTGTTAAGCAATGGGATATAGACTGTGGGATCAGGAAGTTAAGTGTTTTGTGTGGACGTTGTAACATCAGTGCGATAAATTGATTGTCGCTAGTACTTAAAACTGCAATAGTCATTCAGTTATATTGCAAGTGATAACCAACAGGAATTCATATTCCAAAACTTGCATGCAATTTATAAATCTCCTAGGGGATGTTGAAATCATGTTGGAAATTTAAATTAACCCCTGTCATTATTGACAACTTTTCCTATCCTATTCCACTCTGTATTCTAGCTTGGAGAAAACTGCGTTTTCAAGCAGCTTTTAAATGACAGTGAGAACAATGTATGTGTGCAGTGGGTCTTTCAgtaattgccttttaaaattgatttttatgatTTTCATAAGTAGCAGTGCACGTACTCTGTAACAAAGAAGCTTATTCACACTGCCTCACTGTAAGCACCTGCCTGGTTTCCCCAggctcctttcctcttctttcagtGGGAAGCAATAAGCAGGACCTTGCTCCCAACTTCAGTCGCATCCTCCAGCAAACTTCAGCCAGTGCCTCCACTTACCCTATCTCCATTTAAACTCCCAATTTAGACCACTGAGGCAAGGCACTGGGGCTGTTCCACAACAGGGCTGTATGGAGGAACTCCAGATCTTCCCCAAATGGCTGCttattatttgcatttgaataCTTAAACTTATAATGAGCCTtttgaaatcaatggaaaagCTCTCACTGCTTTGAGGTGGCTGGAGTGAAGCAGACTGAATTGAGACAGAGTGATGGCAGTGGAGCCATGTGGCTCGTTTGTAGCCAAATTCTACTTGGGGTTGCCGAAGTAAAATGTGGTGTAAGTTGGAATTTACTCCATCTGAGCAAGGATGTGTTTATGCTCGTGCTGGTTGGGGTGGCCCGCTGACAGCCTGAAAAGAAGTAGGTTGGAGGCTTTCTTATGTTAGGATAGCAGTAGTACCCAGTGAATGGAGCATTTATTGGACATACAGGAATAAATACTCATCTGTGACCTTATTTAGGTTATGTTTCCCAGTGTACTTGGTGGAAAGTGGTGACCGTAATTACAGATGCATTGTGGTACATATGCAAGGGTAGAGTTAAGTCCTAAGGGCTCTCTCAGCTGTGTTGTTTCATAACCTGAATCTTTATCTGGGAGCTTTAtcaagcagttttatttttttcattgtatatTGCCTGTTCTCAGTATCTGGgagtgtgtatgtatatgtgtaaaCAATTGCATTTAATTAGATAtaattcttcattaattttgatttttctaaagGTACCTGTACTTAAAATAACGGCTAGGTAGTGACTTTTATGTATAACTTGTTCTTGGTGGCTCAGATTTCGTCAACCATGGGATCTTTCTGAACTGTCCGTAAAAAAACTGCTAACATTTGACTATCACAGTGCTACatttataatggaaatactGTCTCCTTTCCAAATATTGGGACTGAAAAGGAGTTTTCCAATATACTCTAAAGACAAACAAGTTTAGGCTTAGTTGGAGCTGCTGGTAAATaaaaaacatgatttctttaTGTGGTTCATCCTCTTATATAAACTTTTTCAAATGTGTGTGtctgattttaattattttttttactgtgattaTTATTCTGgactgtgtgcatgtgtgtataaaTGTGGTGGTAGGGTCTCATAGGGgattttaagtttaaaaagtGTATATACTTACCTATATGTAGTTATGTATAtgcacctgggcacactgggggctcatgcccagccggctgccgaccagcccccccaggcccttccccgccgggcagttcccagccccctgcccccagcccgcagcgctgtggggggctggtgtgacccacgggcagggcccggcactcagCCCTGTTGggcctcatacaactggcctcggcccctcggccggcctgcccagaccccctgcagagccccctgccccccagcaggtcacactGCCCCCAGCTCGGTGTCCTCTGCAAACCCACTGGGGGTGCGCTCCAGCCCCTCGTCCAGATTGTTCATGAACGTATTAAACAAGAGTGGCCCCAATCCTGAGCCCTGGGAACAGtgcttgtgaccagccaccagctggctctatctccattcaccaccactcattgggctcagccatccagccggctttttacccagcaaatAAGTACACTTGTCCAAGACacaagaaggccagcagcatcctggcttatatctgaaatactgcagccagcaggactagTGAAGagattgtccccctgtactgggcactggtgaggccgcacctcaaatcctgtgttcagtcttgggcccctcactgcaagagggacactgaggtgctggagcgtgtccagagatgagcaacggagctggggaaggggctggagcacaagtggGAATTgcagttgttcagcctggggaaaagaagACTCTGGAGTGACCTTATtgttctctacaactacctggaagggggctgtaggcaggtgggggtctgcctcttctcccagataactagcaacaggacaagaggaaacagcctcaagttgcaccaggggaggtttagtttggagattaggaaaaatgtcttcactgaaaaggtggtcaagtattggaacaggctgcccagggaggtggtggaatcaccatccctggaggtgtttaagaAACACACGGACGTGGTGCTTAGccacatggtttagtggtggccttggcagttCTGGGTGGATGgttggactcagtgatcttaaaggtcttttccaaccttaatgatcctatgattctataattctatgactCTGTGCACATGCATACATATTACACACACATGTAAAAATGTAATCCATAACTggtgcatgcgtgtgtgtgtatagtgttctgtctttctgttttgttaaataTGTAGTGACTAGttgttacatttatttttaattaaaaacttaatAAGCAACTTTGACATGTACTTCACAGTACAGTTTTTATCTCTTGATCAActatttcctgttttctctctctgttaCAGGGTGAAAGAATGATGTGATGGAGATGAATATGGGCCGCTGGTCAGGCTCACGGCCACCTCCATCATGCCTTGCCATTCTGATTATCAAGCTCCTGGCCTCCATTTGCCCGGTAGTTCATGGGACTGCCCCTCTTGGCTTTCACTTTACACATTCCACTTACAATGCTACGGTGTACGAGAATTCTGCAGCCAGGACCTATGTCAACAGTCAAATGAGGATGGGCATCACGTTGGCTGACCTTTCATGGGATATCAAGTACAGGATAGTGTCTGGTGATGATGAAggcttttttaaagcagaggaaGTCATCATTGCTGACTTTTGCTTCCTAAGAATAAGGACTAAAGGTGGGAATTCTGCTATATTGAACAGAGAAATCCAGGACAACTATTTATTAATGGTGAAAGGGTCTGTTAGAGGAGAGGACTTGGAAGCGTGGACAAAAGTGAACATCCAGGTTTTGGATATGAATGACTTAAGACCTTTATTTTCACCAACCACATACTCTGTCACAATAGCGGAAAGCACTCCTTTAAGGACTAGCATTGCACAGGTGACTGCAACAGATGCGGATATTGGGTCCAATGGtgaattttattattacttcAAAAACAAAGTTGATCTCTTCTCAGTTCATCCTACAAGTGGCGTTATCTCGTTAAGTGGCCGGTTAAACTATGATGAGAAAAACAGATACGATCTTGAGATTTTGGCTGTGGACCGTGGGATGAAGCTTTATGGAAACAATGGCGTAAGCAGCACTGCGAAGCTTTATGTTCACATTGAACGTATAAATGAACATGCCCCAACGATAAATGTAGTAACCCATATTCCCTTCCCATCAGACAAGGAGCCTACCTATGCAGTTGTTAACATTGATGACCTAGATGAAGGAGCCAATGGAGAAATAGAATCTGTTTCTATTGTGGCTGGAGATCCTCTGGAACAGTTCTTTCTGACTAAAGAAGGTAAATGGATGAATGAGtacaaaatcaaagaaagaaagcCTATTGACTGGGACAGTTTCCCATATGGTTATAACCTGACCCTCCAAGCGAAGGACAGAGGATCTCCTCAGAAATTTTCTGCGGTCAAATTGGTCCACATTGCTAGTCCCAAGAAAGAAAGTATCCCTGTGAAGTTTGAAAAGGAAGCATATGATTTTTTGATCAGTGAATTTTCACCTCCAGGTGTGGTGGTTGCAGTAGTTAAGCTGATGCCTGAGCCACAGGGTGTGGAATATAGAATATCTCCAAGTGAAGAAGCTGAGTATTTTAAGATCAATCCCAACACAGGCCTTATTACTACTGCTCGTCCTTTGAAAATCATTGAGAAGGACCTCTATGAATTACAAGTATATACGAACAAAGGTGGTGATTTAAAAGCACAGGTTACTGTCAGGTTAGAAGATGCCAACGATCACACTCCCGAGTTCCAGCAGCATTCCTACAGCTCGTTTGTCAACGAAAGTGTTCCTGTGGGGTCTAGTGTTTTGACAGTTTCAGCAGTTGATAAAGACAGGGGAGAAAATGGATACATAACGTACAGCATTGCCAGTCTGAACTCACTACCATTTACAATAAACCAGTTTACAGGTGTCATCAGCACATCTGAAGAACTGGATTTCGAGTCGTCACCAGAAAGCTACAGGTTCATTGTGAGAGCTTCTGACTGGGGTTCTCCCTACCGCCATGAAAGTGAGGTGAACGTCACCATATACATAGGCAATGTCAATGATAACAAACCCCTCTTTGAAAAAGTGGCATGTCAGGGAGTGATTTCTTCTGATTTCCCCGTTGGTGGTCACatcactgctgtttctgcaatAGACATAGATGAGTTAGAGCttgtgaaatacaaaataatctCCGGAAATGAACttggaattttttatttaaacccTGACTCTGGTGTCTTGCAACTTAAAAAATCTCTAATTAATTCTGGCATAAAGAACAGCAATTTTGGCCTTAAGATAACAGCAACTGATGGAGAGAACTTTGCTGATGCTATGTTTGTTAATATTTCGGTAGTTCATGGGAAAGTGTCTTCAAAGACCTTTAGCTGTAGAGAAACTAGAGTCGCTCAGAAGTTAGCAGAAAAATTACtcaaaaaggcaaaagcaaatgTGAAGCTGAATTTGGAAGAtggttttcttgatttttattcaGTGAACAGGCAGGCACCGCATTTTGACAAATCCTTCCCTACTGATGTAAAGGTTTCAGAGGATCTGCCAGTTGGTGCCACCATCCTGAGGATAAAAGCATATGATGCAGACTCAGGCTTTAATGGAAGAGTACTTTATACAATTTCTGATGGTAATGTAGATAGCTGTTTCAACATTGACATGGAGACAGGGGTACTTAATGTTCTTATGCCCTTGGACCGTGAGAAAACAGAGCTCTATCTCCTTAATATTACAATTTATGATTTAGGTAATCCACAAAAATCTGCATGGAGACTGTTGACTGTTACAGTGGAGGATGCAAATGATAACAAGCCTGTATTTTTACAGGACAGTTACTCAGttaatattttagaaagtaCAAGTCTGGGTACAGAGATTATCCAGGTAGAAGCCAGAGATAAAGACCTAGGATCTAATGGTGAAGTGACTTACTCGGTACTGACAGACACCCAGCAATTTGCTATCAACAGTTCCACGGGAATGGTGTATGTGGCTGATCAACTAGATCGGGAATCAAAAGCAAACTACACACTCAAGATAGAGGCTAGGGACAATGCAGAGAGTGGCCATCAGCAGTTTTCTGTTGTGCctctgaaggtttttttggaTGATGTCAATGATTGCTCTCCATCCTTTATACCATCCAGCTACAACGTGAAGGTCCTTGAGGACCTGCCAGTTGGCACTGTTATAGCTTGGTTGGAAACTCATGATCCAGATCTCGGCTTGGGAGGCCAAGTCCGTTACTCGCTGGTGAACGATTACAATGGGCGGTTTGAAATAGACAAAGCAAGTGGTGCCATCCGCTTGAACAAAGAGCTCGATTATGAGAAGCAACAGTTCTATAACCTGACTGTGCGTGCAAAGGACAAGGGGCGCCCggtttctctctcttctgtttcttttgtggaAGTTGAAGTGGTGGATGTAAATGAAAATCTCTATACCCCCTATTTTCCTGACTTTGCCGTCATTGGATCTGTAAAGGAAAACTCCCGCATTGGTACAAGTGTTTTGCAAGTTGTTGCTCGAGACGAGGACTCTGGAAGGGATGGAGAGATCCAGTATTCCATCAGGGATGGCAGCGGCCTGGGGAGATTCAGCATAGATGAAGAAACTGGtgagttttgtttctaatttcctttccccttcGTAGAGgtttttgcaaaagcaaagctgaggcACAGTTATTTTCTATCCTTAACAAGAAGTTCAGTTCTTAACAGGCaagataaaattataaataaggATTTTCCAGACACAGCAATGACATGATTTAATTACCTGGTTACATTCATCACTCTGTGGTCgtgaaataaaacacattccCTTTCAGCAGCTATGTGATGACTCCATTTAGAAAGCAATGATGGTTACGGATTGACTCGCTTCCAGTTGCTGCATTATCTGTTGATCGTTGTAAATTACTCAGGTCATCTCCACAGAGTCACAACAGTCATGACCTTGAATGCAGTGTTAAACTCAATGAAAGGAAATAAGGAGCACGAAACAAGAATTATTTCATTCTAGAACCTATTTGTTGTCTTGTTCTTATTGTTGGGAGTCATTTTTCATGGGAGTTAGCAGTCTGGAATGACATGCTGTTCTGTATAATACGCTTTCTTGTAGCATGGTGTTCATCAGTGCTGGCATGCTTGTGTAAAGGTAGAAATACAGGGAAAGATGCTTAACTGTAAAGCAACTGTGCTAGCTTTCCTTTGTGGCGGTAGTATCACGAACATCGATGTTAGAAAACATTATTAATAGAGTGAACATGTTTAAAACGTTGAGCTTCACTACCACACCACCCTTTtggaaaatgtggaaaataccAAGTATAAAAGACTATCTAGTAAAACACCTAACAAACTGGCTGTTTAAATGTCTGATAGCTGTTGGAAGTAATGGTGCAGCTGTGGTACTGGAAGTACtgagaaaattagaaaatattagTCAATAGTTTCAGAAATCATATTAAATATGTTAGGTCTGTGGATTCTGTGGATTTGCTGTGGTTTAAGCAGACTTTGTGTgtctttttctaaagcttttaatTGAGAACATGGTATTAAAACATAagattaa of Falco cherrug isolate bFalChe1 chromosome 2, bFalChe1.pri, whole genome shotgun sequence contains these proteins:
- the FAT3 gene encoding protocadherin Fat 3 isoform X6, with the protein product MEMNMGRWSGSRPPPSCLAILIIKLLASICPVVHGTAPLGFHFTHSTYNATVYENSAARTYVNSQMRMGITLADLSWDIKYRIVSGDDEGFFKAEEVIIADFCFLRIRTKGGNSAILNREIQDNYLLMVKGSVRGEDLEAWTKVNIQVLDMNDLRPLFSPTTYSVTIAESTPLRTSIAQVTATDADIGSNGEFYYYFKNKVDLFSVHPTSGVISLSGRLNYDEKNRYDLEILAVDRGMKLYGNNGVSSTAKLYVHIERINEHAPTINVVTHIPFPSDKEPTYAVVNIDDLDEGANGEIESVSIVAGDPLEQFFLTKEGKWMNEYKIKERKPIDWDSFPYGYNLTLQAKDRGSPQKFSAVKLVHIASPKKESIPVKFEKEAYDFLISEFSPPGVVVAVVKLMPEPQGVEYRISPSEEAEYFKINPNTGLITTARPLKIIEKDLYELQVYTNKGGDLKAQVTVRLEDANDHTPEFQQHSYSSFVNESVPVGSSVLTVSAVDKDRGENGYITYSIASLNSLPFTINQFTGVISTSEELDFESSPESYRFIVRASDWGSPYRHESEVNVTIYIGNVNDNKPLFEKVACQGVISSDFPVGGHITAVSAIDIDELELVKYKIISGNELGIFYLNPDSGVLQLKKSLINSGIKNSNFGLKITATDGENFADAMFVNISVVHGKVSSKTFSCRETRVAQKLAEKLLKKAKANVKLNLEDGFLDFYSVNRQAPHFDKSFPTDVKVSEDLPVGATILRIKAYDADSGFNGRVLYTISDGNVDSCFNIDMETGVLNVLMPLDREKTELYLLNITIYDLGNPQKSAWRLLTVTVEDANDNKPVFLQDSYSVNILESTSLGTEIIQVEARDKDLGSNGEVTYSVLTDTQQFAINSSTGMVYVADQLDRESKANYTLKIEARDNAESGHQQFSVVPLKVFLDDVNDCSPSFIPSSYNVKVLEDLPVGTVIAWLETHDPDLGLGGQVRYSLVNDYNGRFEIDKASGAIRLNKELDYEKQQFYNLTVRAKDKGRPVSLSSVSFVEVEVVDVNENLYTPYFPDFAVIGSVKENSRIGTSVLQVVARDEDSGRDGEIQYSIRDGSGLGRFSIDEETGVIYTADILDRETTKSYWLTVYATDHGVVPLYTTIEVYVEVEDVNDNAPLTSEPIYYPAVMENSPKDVSVIQIQAQDPDSSTNEKLTYRITSGNPQNFFVINPKTGLITTTSRKLDREQQAEHFLEVTVSDGGTSPKQSSVWVVVQVLDENDNKPQFPEKVYQIKLPERDRKKRGEPIYRAFAFDKDEGPNAEISYSIVDGNDDGKFFIDPKTGMVSSRKQFTAGSYDILTIKAVDNGRPQKSSTARLHIEWIKKPAPSPLPLTFDEPFYNFTVMESDKVTEIVGVVSVQPSNIPLWFDIVGSYQGVG